Proteins found in one Venturia canescens isolate UGA chromosome 8, ASM1945775v1, whole genome shotgun sequence genomic segment:
- the Gart gene encoding trifunctional purine biosynthetic protein adenosine-3, translating into MGEENVVLVIGGGGREHAICWKLAQSPKVRHVYVSPGNVGIAEVDKVSLVKFNDLKNNKEVAEWSKKEGVNLVVVGPEDYLANGIADELSRVGILCFGPGRSGAKIEADKDWAKSFMDRHGIPTAKWRAFTDASEAKKFVRNSKEFRVVKAAGLAAGKGVVVAKDADEACRAIDEILMDRKFGTAGDNLVVEELLEGEEVSVLYFTDGRTVATMPPTQDHKRALNNDLGPNTGGMGAYGPCRLLDSNDYETIVKRQVVERSIEGLKADGISYAGVLYAGLMLTKDGPKVLEFNCRFGDPETQVILPLLESDLFEVMVACCRGNLSEVPLKWRDEVFAAGVILASAGYPESSSKGQVIRGVERVTELENHIVFHSGTARDEKQGELVTNGGRVLMTVCLAPALELAAARATLAAREIVFEGKQFRTDIAHKGIARSILCTGQTSYKSSGVDIEAGDSLVSRIKPMVASTSRSGLLGGIGGFGGLFDVAAAGYKNPVLVSGTDGVGTKLKIAIECGIHDTVGIDLVAMCVNDVLAHGAEPLFFLDYFACGRLDVDVAERVVSGVVQGCKQAGCTLIGGETAEMPDMYADGEYDLAGFTVGAVERGNLLPRRDEIIPGDVVIGLPSSGVHSNGFSLVRRVLKLTGKTFNDPAPFCDGKTIGEALLAPTKIYTQGVLPAMKSNLVKAFAHVTGGGLTENIPRVLPDHTRAVIDATAWDILPVFGWLATAGGIAEPEMLRTFNCGIGAILVCSPENAKQVLTLTAIEKPLVIGRIESHEAVRGHSRVTVQNFASAIETKMRAYVPSLVESLSSRPKKVGVLISGSGTNLQALIDATRGSSRRSNAVQITLVVSNKENVEGLARAKRAGIPSVVIKHTSYPSREAFDDAVTEQLEKSGVEIVCLAGFMRILSEKFVKRWKGALLNVHPSLLPSFKGAHAHEDVLRAGVRVSGCTVHFVEVEIDSGAIIEQEAVPVLPGDTVETLQERVKQAEHRAFPRALELLATGQVKLAQDGSLQWQTPR; encoded by the exons ATGGGTGAAGAAAACGTGGTGTTGGTTATTGGTGGCGGAGGCAGAGAGCACGCTATATGCTGGAAGCTGGCTCAATCTCCCAag GTGAGGCATGTTTATGTATCTCCTGGTAATGTTGGAATTGCTGAAGTCGACAAAGTTTCCCTGGTGAAATTCAATGACCTCAAGAACAACAAG GAAGTGGCTGAATGGAGCAAAAAAGAAGGAGTCAATCTCGTGGTGGTCGGACCCGAGGATTACTTGGCAAACGGAATCGCGGACGAGCTCTCCCGGGTAGGAATTTTGTGCTTTGGGCCTGGTAGATCTGGAGCGAAGATCGAGGCTGACAAAGACTGGGCAAAATCTTTCATGGATCGGCACGGAATTCCCACGGCAAAGTGGAGAGCATTCACGGATGCAAGCGAggcgaaaaaatttgtaagaAA TTCGAAGGAGTTTCGCGTGGTAAAGGCAGCAGGTCTAGCAGCAGGCAAAGGTGTCGTCGTGGCCAAGGACGCTGACGAAGCCTGTCGAGCGATCGACGAAATTCTGATGGATCGAAAATTTGGGACTGCCGGAGACAATCTCGTCGTCGAAGAGCTCCTCGAGGGCGAGGAAGTTTCCGTCCTTTATTTTACGGATG GCAGAACCGTGGCGACAATGCCACCGACGCAGGACCACAAAAGAGCGTTGAACAACGATCTCGGGCCAAACACCGGAGGAATGGGGGCATACGGACCGTGTCGTTTGCTCGATAGCAACGATTACGAGACAATCGTGAAGCGGCAGGTGGTCGAAAGAAGCATCGAAGGTCTCAAAGCCGATGGTATCTCGTACGCAGGAGTCTTGTACGCCGGATTGATGCTCACGAAGGACGGTCCGAAAGTACTGGAGTTCAACTGTCGTTTCGGAGACCCCGAGACTCAAGTCATTCTCCCGCTTCTCGAGTCTGATCTCTTCGAAGTAATGGTCGCTTGTTGTCGAGGCAATCTATCGGAAGTGCCGCTGAAATGGCGCGATGAAGTATTCGCCGCGGGTGTGATTCTCGCCTCCGCTGGCTATCCGGAGTCCTCGTCCAAGGGGCAAGTCATCCGGGGAGTGGAGCGAGTCACGGAGCTGGAAAATCATATTGTTTTTCACAGCGGTACCGCTCGGGACGAGAAGCAAGGAGAACTGGTGACAAACG GCGGCAGAGTCCTGATGACTGTTTGTCTGGCACCTGCCTTGGAATTGGCCGCAGCGCGAGCGACGTTGGCAGCTCGGGAAATCGTTTTCGAGGGCAAACAATTCCGGACGGACATTGCTCATAAGGGGATCGCGAGATCTATTTTGTGCACGGGGCAAACTTCGTACAAGAGCAGCGGAGTCGACATCGAAGCTGGGGATTCACTGGTGTCGAGGATCAAGCCCATGGTTGCGTCAACCAGTCGCTCCGGGCTCCTCGGCGGCATCGGAGGCTTCGGTGGACTCTTCGACGTCGCTGCTGCTGGGTACAAGAATCCGGTCCTCGTCTCTGGTACTGACGGCGTCGGCACCAAACTCAAG ATCGCCATCGAGTGCGGGATTCACGACACTGTTGGCATCGACCTCGTCGCTATGTGCGTCAACGACGTTCTCGCTCACGGTGCCGAGCCGCTCTTTTTCCTTGACTACTTCGCCTGCGGACGTCTGGACGTTGACGTTGCCGAGCGAGTCGTTTCTGGCGTTGTCCAAGGCTGCAAACAAGCAGGCTGCACTCTG ATCGGGGGTGAAACTGCGGAGATGCCCGACATGTACGCCGACGGGGAATACGACCTGGCGGGTTTCACGGTCGGTGCCGTCGAACGCGGTAACCTCCTGCCGCGCAGAGACGAAATAATTCCCGGTGACGTCGTCATCGGTCTTCCTTCGTCAGGAGTTCATAGCAACGGGTTTAGCCTCGTTCGCAGAGTCCTGAAACTCACCGGAAAAACCTTCAACGACCCGGCGCCCTTTTGCGACGGAAAAACAATCG GCGAAGCCTTGCTTGCACCAACCAAGATTTATACTCAAGGAGTTTTACCGGCTATGAAATCAAACCTGGTCAAGGCGTTCGCACACGTTACGGGCGGCGGCCTCACGGAAAATATTCCACGGGTTTTGCCCGACCACACGCGAGCCGTGATCGATGCCACTGCCTGGGATATCCTACCGGTTTTCGGATGGCTCGCTACTGCGG GAGGAATCGCCGAGCCGGAAATGCTGAGAACATTCAATTGCGGAATTGGTGCGATACTCGTGTGTTCACCCGAAAACGCGAAGCAAGTTTTGACGCTTACTGCGATAGAGAAGCCCCTCGTAATCGGTCGAATTGAATCGCACGAAGCGGTTCGCGGGCACTCGAGGGTCACCGTACAGAACTTCGCCTCGGCTATCGAGACGAAAATGCGAGCTTACGTTCCGTCGTTGGTCGAATCTTTGTCCTCCAGGCCGAAAAAAGTGGGTGTTCTTATTTCTGGAAGCGGGACCAATCTCCAGGCCCTCATCGATGCCACTCGTGGATCGAGTCGGCGTTCCAACGCTGTACAAATAACTTTGGTCGTTTCTAACAAGGAAAATGTTGAAGGACTTGCGAGGGCGAAGCGCGCGGGCATTCCAAGCGtc GTGATAAAGCACACGAGCTACCCGAGTCGGGAGGCTTTCGACGACGCGGTCACCGAGCAGCTCGAAAAATCGGGTGTCGAAATCGTCTGTCTTGCGGGCTTCATGAGGATACTGTCCGAAAAATTCGTCAAGAGATGGAAAGGGGCGCTGCTTAACGTCCATCCGTCCCTTTTGCCTTCCTTCAAGGGAGCTCACGCTCACGAGGATGTTCTTCGAGCGGGTGTTCGAGTCAGTGGCTGTACCGTCCACTTCGTCGAG GTGGAAATCGATTCCGGAGCTATCATCGAACAGGAGGCGGTTCCGGTGTTGCCTGGTGATACCGTAGAAACTCTCCAGGAGAGAGTCAAACAGGCTGAACACCGAGCTTTCCCCAGAGCTCTGGAGCTCTTGGCAACCGGTCAAGTCAAGCTGGCACAGGATGGATCTCTCCAGTGGCAAACTCCTCGTTGA